A genomic segment from Perca flavescens isolate YP-PL-M2 chromosome 13, PFLA_1.0, whole genome shotgun sequence encodes:
- the LOC114566339 gene encoding transcription elongation regulator 1 isoform X3: MADQTESETIGFSDNRMVQQAVRFRGPAPAPASVQTPVLRGPPPLLRPPPPPFGMMRGPPPRPPFARPPFDPNMPPIPPPGSMPPPIGPPHLQRPPFLPPPMGNLPPPPGMLFPPGMPPVPASGAPALNPAEEIWVENKTPEGKAYYYNARTRESSWSKPDGVKIIQQSELNPLLVAGSAGPGPSVGVTTAASSSSVNTTASTAATASPTQALSTTPSRTLTSSPDSSTPSPSVTIAATVVADLSPVATASSTVAVSPVTVVTVSTVPSPVTAVQTMPLLPAGMPHNVAQPTAAMSAFPPVMVPPFRVPLPGMHIPLPGVAMMQIVGAPCVKAGPSPNGMLPGMGPPLVSMMHPHLALSAAPASMAGSLQLPEWSEYKTADGKTYYYNNRTLESTWEKPPALVEKEKEAERVKERLAQEEAEAMEMEDEENKTDNTNNEKEEPKEEEMTEEEKAAQKARPVATNPIPGTPWCVVWTGDDRVFFYNPTTRLSMWDRPEELVGRADVDKHIQEPPHKRGLGDAKKTGVNKEEPELAIATEENQDEEPSKAKKRKKEEVKEADSEKEAAMEAELRAARERAIVPLDARMTQFKEMLLERGVSAFSTWDKELHKIVFDPRYLLLNPKERKQVFDQYVKTRAEEERKEKKNKLMQAKDEFRRMMEEAKFTPRTTFSDFAVKHGRDPRFKTIEKMKDREAIFMEFMTAMRKREKEDSKSRGEKVKQDFFDLLSEQHIEGGQRWSKLKERLETDPRYKAVESSALREELFKQYMEKQAKSVDIDKERELERQARIEASLREREREVQKARSEQTKEIDREREQHKREEAIQHFKALMSDMVRSSDATWSDTRRNLRKDHRWESASLLEREEKEKLFNEHVEALAKKKKEHFRQLLDETSMVRSKKITLTTTWKEVKKVIKEDPRCIKFSSSDRKRQREFEDYIKDKYITAKADFRTLLKETKFITYRSRKLIQESEQHLKDVEKILQNDKRYLVLECVPEERRKLIMFYIEDLDRRGPPPPPTASEPTRRSTK, translated from the exons ATGGCGGAccagacagagagcgagactATCGGGTTCAGCGACAACAG AATGGTGCAGCAGGCAGTGCGTTTCCGCGGCCCTGCGCCTGCACCTGCGTCTGTCCAGACCCCAGTGTTACGAGGCCCACCACCACTCCTTAGGCCACCACCGCCTCCTTTTGGGATGATGAGGGGACCCCCGCCCCGACCCCCATTTGCACGCCCACCCTTTGACCCCAACATGCCGCCCATCCCACCACCAGGAAGCATGCCTCCACCCATTGGACCTCCACATCTACAG AGACCTCCGTTCCTTCCCCCTCCCATGGGAAACCTGCCGCCTCCTCCAGGGATGCTGTTTCCTCCTGGGATGCCCCCGGTTCCTGCATCTGGAGCCCCTGCACTCAACCCTGCAGAGGAGATTTGGGTAGAGAACAAGACACCAGAGGGAAAG GCATATTACTACAACGCCAGGACCAGAGAGTCATCATGGAGTAAACCGGATGGTGTGAAGATCATCCAGCAGTCTGAACTCAACCCTCTTCTTGTAGCGGGGTCTGCAGGGCCCGGTCCAAGTGTGGGGGTGACTACAGCTGCCAGCTCGAGCAGTGTCAACACTACAGCCAGCACAGCAGCCACAGCCTCCCCTACTCAGGCCCTGTCCACAACCCCATCCCGCACACTCACCTCCAGTCCAGACTCCTCCACCCCTTCCCCCTCTGTGACCATTGCAG cCACTGTTGTAGCAGACCTATCTCCTGTTGCCACAGCGTCCTCAACTGTTGCTGTGTCTCCAGTCACTGTGGTAACGGTTTCCACGGTACCGTCACCTGTTACGGCTGTGCAGACCATGCCACTGCTGCCTGCAGGCATGCCCCACAATGTGGCCCAGCCCACCGCGGCCATGTCTGCTTTCCCCCCTGTCATGGTGCCTCCTTTCAGGGTGCCCTTGCCAGGCATGCACATCCCTCTACCAG GTGTAGCAATGATGCAGATAGTAGGTGCCCCCTGTGTAAAGGCAGGCCCCAGCCCCAACG GCATGCTTCCTGGCATGGGTCCGCCTTTAGTTTCCATGATGCACCCACACCTGGCTCTCTCGGCAGCTCCTGCCTCCATGGCTGGTTCATTGCAGCTGCCCGAATGGTCAGAGTACAAAACAGCTGATGGGAAAACGTACTACTACAACAACCGAACACTGGAGTCCACCTGGGAGAAACCACCGGCCCTCGTGGAGAAAG aaaaagaagcagaaagggTCAAGGAACGTCTGGCCCAGGAGGAGGCTGAGGCGATGGAGATGGAGGATGAGGAGAACAAAACAGATAACACTAACAATGAGAAGGAG GAgccaaaagaagaagagatgacCGAGGAGGAAAAAGCTGCTCAGAAAGCCAGACCTGTAGCCACCAACCCTATCCCTGGCACACCATG GTGTGTGGTATGGACGGGTGACGATCGCGTGTTCTTCTACAATCCGACAACGCGGCTGTCCATGTGGGACCGGCCCGAGGAGCTGGTTGGTCGAGCTGATGTCGACAAGCACATCCAGGAGCCGCCGCACAAGAGAGGCCTGGGCGACGCCAAGAAGACAG GTGTCAATAAGGAGGAGCCAGAACTGGCCATTGCTACTGAAGAGAATCAGGATGAGGAGCCATCCAAAGCCAAAAAGAGAAA GAAGGAGGAGGTAAAAGAGGCAGACTCTGAGAAGGAAGCAGCAATGGAGGCAGAGCTCAGAGCTGCCAGAGAACGAGCTATAGTGCCGCTAGATGCCCGGATGACccagtttaaagaaatgctgctGGAGAGAGGG GTGTCTGCATTCTCGACTTGGGACAAAGAGCTTCATAAGATTGTGTTTGACCCACGTTACCTTCTGCTCAACCCAAAAGAGAGGAAACAG GTGTTTGACCAGTATGTGAAGACGCGagcggaggaggagaggaaggagaagaagaacaagcTGATGCAGGCCAAAGACGAGTTCAGGAGGATGATGGAGGAAGCAAAGTTTACACCAAG AACAACATTCAGTGATTTTGCAGTGAAGCATGGCCGAGATCCGCGATTTAAGACCATAGAAAAGATGAAGGACAGGGAGGCGATCTTCATGGAATTTATGACTGCTatgaggaagagggagaaagaggactCAAAGTCCAGAGGAGAGAAG GTGAAGCAAGACTTCTTTGATCTCCTAAGTGAGCAGCACATAGAGGGAGGCCAGCGGTGGAGCAAGTTGAAAGAGAGGCTAGAGACTGACCCACGATACAAGGCTGTAGAGAGCTCCGCGCTCAGAGAAGAACTTTTCAAACAGTacatggaaaaacaagccaag AGTGTGGACATCGATAAGGAGAGAGAGTTGGAGCGGCAGGCTCGTATCGAGGCCAGTCTCCGAGAGAGGGAGCGGGAGGTGCAGAAGGCCCGATCAGAACAGACCAAAGAGATTGACCGAGAGAGGGAGCAGCACAAGAGGGAGGAGGCCATCCAGCATTTCAAAGCTCTCATGTCTGATATG GTACGGTCTTCAGATGCAACGTGGTCAGACACACGTCGCAACCTGCGGAAGGACCATCGCTGGGAATCGGCATCACTGctagagagagaggaaaaggagaagCTGTTCAATGAACATGTAGAAGCACTGgccaagaagaagaaagaacatTTCAGGCAGCTATTGGATGAGACCAGCATGGTGAGAAGTAAAAAG atCACTCTGACCACCACATGGAAGGAGGTGAAGAAGGTTATCAAGGAGGACCCTCGCTGTATTAAGTTTTCCTCCAGCGACAGA aagAGACAGCGGGAGTTTGAAGATTACATCAAAGACAAGTACATCACAGCCAAAGCTGACTTCAGAACCCTGCTCAAGGAGACAAAGTTCATCACATACAG GTCGAGAAAGCTGATCCAGGAGTCAGAGCAGCATCTGAAAGATGTGGAGAAGATCCTTCAGAACGACAAACGGTACCTTGTTCTGGAGTGTGTCCCTGAGGAGCGCAGGAAGCTCATCATGTTCTACATCGAAGATCTAGACCGCCGTGGCCCACCGCCTCCCCCCACTGCCTCTGAGCCCACCCGCCGCTCTACAAAGTGA
- the LOC114566339 gene encoding transcription elongation regulator 1 isoform X1: protein MADQTESETIGFSDNRMVQQAVRFRGPAPAPASVQTPVLRGPPPLLRPPPPPFGMMRGPPPRPPFARPPFDPNMPPIPPPGSMPPPIGPPHLQRPPFLPPPMGNLPPPPGMLFPPGMPPVPASGAPALNPAEEIWVENKTPEGKAYYYNARTRESSWSKPDGVKIIQQSELNPLLVAGSAGPGPSVGVTTAASSSSVNTTASTAATASPTQALSTTPSRTLTSSPDSSTPSPSVTIAATVVADLSPVATASSTVAVSPVTVVTVSTVPSPVTAVQTMPLLPAGMPHNVAQPTAAMSAFPPVMVPPFRVPLPGMHIPLPGVAMMQIVGAPCVKAGPSPNDPRFSIFFQPRTPYKIENIPGNPSCMLPGMGPPLVSMMHPHLALSAAPASMAGSLQLPEWSEYKTADGKTYYYNNRTLESTWEKPPALVEKEKEAERVKERLAQEEAEAMEMEDEENKTDNTNNEKEEPKEEEMTEEEKAAQKARPVATNPIPGTPWCVVWTGDDRVFFYNPTTRLSMWDRPEELVGRADVDKHIQEPPHKRGLGDAKKTGVNKEEPELAIATEENQDEEPSKAKKRKKEEVKEADSEKEAAMEAELRAARERAIVPLDARMTQFKEMLLERGVSAFSTWDKELHKIVFDPRYLLLNPKERKQVFDQYVKTRAEEERKEKKNKLMQAKDEFRRMMEEAKFTPRTTFSDFAVKHGRDPRFKTIEKMKDREAIFMEFMTAMRKREKEDSKSRGEKVKQDFFDLLSEQHIEGGQRWSKLKERLETDPRYKAVESSALREELFKQYMEKQAKSVDIDKERELERQARIEASLREREREVQKARSEQTKEIDREREQHKREEAIQHFKALMSDMVRSSDATWSDTRRNLRKDHRWESASLLEREEKEKLFNEHVEALAKKKKEHFRQLLDETSMVRSKKITLTTTWKEVKKVIKEDPRCIKFSSSDRKRQREFEDYIKDKYITAKADFRTLLKETKFITYRSRKLIQESEQHLKDVEKILQNDKRYLVLECVPEERRKLIMFYIEDLDRRGPPPPPTASEPTRRSTK from the exons ATGGCGGAccagacagagagcgagactATCGGGTTCAGCGACAACAG AATGGTGCAGCAGGCAGTGCGTTTCCGCGGCCCTGCGCCTGCACCTGCGTCTGTCCAGACCCCAGTGTTACGAGGCCCACCACCACTCCTTAGGCCACCACCGCCTCCTTTTGGGATGATGAGGGGACCCCCGCCCCGACCCCCATTTGCACGCCCACCCTTTGACCCCAACATGCCGCCCATCCCACCACCAGGAAGCATGCCTCCACCCATTGGACCTCCACATCTACAG AGACCTCCGTTCCTTCCCCCTCCCATGGGAAACCTGCCGCCTCCTCCAGGGATGCTGTTTCCTCCTGGGATGCCCCCGGTTCCTGCATCTGGAGCCCCTGCACTCAACCCTGCAGAGGAGATTTGGGTAGAGAACAAGACACCAGAGGGAAAG GCATATTACTACAACGCCAGGACCAGAGAGTCATCATGGAGTAAACCGGATGGTGTGAAGATCATCCAGCAGTCTGAACTCAACCCTCTTCTTGTAGCGGGGTCTGCAGGGCCCGGTCCAAGTGTGGGGGTGACTACAGCTGCCAGCTCGAGCAGTGTCAACACTACAGCCAGCACAGCAGCCACAGCCTCCCCTACTCAGGCCCTGTCCACAACCCCATCCCGCACACTCACCTCCAGTCCAGACTCCTCCACCCCTTCCCCCTCTGTGACCATTGCAG cCACTGTTGTAGCAGACCTATCTCCTGTTGCCACAGCGTCCTCAACTGTTGCTGTGTCTCCAGTCACTGTGGTAACGGTTTCCACGGTACCGTCACCTGTTACGGCTGTGCAGACCATGCCACTGCTGCCTGCAGGCATGCCCCACAATGTGGCCCAGCCCACCGCGGCCATGTCTGCTTTCCCCCCTGTCATGGTGCCTCCTTTCAGGGTGCCCTTGCCAGGCATGCACATCCCTCTACCAG GTGTAGCAATGATGCAGATAGTAGGTGCCCCCTGTGTAAAGGCAGGCCCCAGCCCCAACG ATCCGAGGTTCTCAATCTTTTttcagccaaggaccccttacaaGATAGAGAATATACCGGGGAACCCCTCAT GCATGCTTCCTGGCATGGGTCCGCCTTTAGTTTCCATGATGCACCCACACCTGGCTCTCTCGGCAGCTCCTGCCTCCATGGCTGGTTCATTGCAGCTGCCCGAATGGTCAGAGTACAAAACAGCTGATGGGAAAACGTACTACTACAACAACCGAACACTGGAGTCCACCTGGGAGAAACCACCGGCCCTCGTGGAGAAAG aaaaagaagcagaaagggTCAAGGAACGTCTGGCCCAGGAGGAGGCTGAGGCGATGGAGATGGAGGATGAGGAGAACAAAACAGATAACACTAACAATGAGAAGGAG GAgccaaaagaagaagagatgacCGAGGAGGAAAAAGCTGCTCAGAAAGCCAGACCTGTAGCCACCAACCCTATCCCTGGCACACCATG GTGTGTGGTATGGACGGGTGACGATCGCGTGTTCTTCTACAATCCGACAACGCGGCTGTCCATGTGGGACCGGCCCGAGGAGCTGGTTGGTCGAGCTGATGTCGACAAGCACATCCAGGAGCCGCCGCACAAGAGAGGCCTGGGCGACGCCAAGAAGACAG GTGTCAATAAGGAGGAGCCAGAACTGGCCATTGCTACTGAAGAGAATCAGGATGAGGAGCCATCCAAAGCCAAAAAGAGAAA GAAGGAGGAGGTAAAAGAGGCAGACTCTGAGAAGGAAGCAGCAATGGAGGCAGAGCTCAGAGCTGCCAGAGAACGAGCTATAGTGCCGCTAGATGCCCGGATGACccagtttaaagaaatgctgctGGAGAGAGGG GTGTCTGCATTCTCGACTTGGGACAAAGAGCTTCATAAGATTGTGTTTGACCCACGTTACCTTCTGCTCAACCCAAAAGAGAGGAAACAG GTGTTTGACCAGTATGTGAAGACGCGagcggaggaggagaggaaggagaagaagaacaagcTGATGCAGGCCAAAGACGAGTTCAGGAGGATGATGGAGGAAGCAAAGTTTACACCAAG AACAACATTCAGTGATTTTGCAGTGAAGCATGGCCGAGATCCGCGATTTAAGACCATAGAAAAGATGAAGGACAGGGAGGCGATCTTCATGGAATTTATGACTGCTatgaggaagagggagaaagaggactCAAAGTCCAGAGGAGAGAAG GTGAAGCAAGACTTCTTTGATCTCCTAAGTGAGCAGCACATAGAGGGAGGCCAGCGGTGGAGCAAGTTGAAAGAGAGGCTAGAGACTGACCCACGATACAAGGCTGTAGAGAGCTCCGCGCTCAGAGAAGAACTTTTCAAACAGTacatggaaaaacaagccaag AGTGTGGACATCGATAAGGAGAGAGAGTTGGAGCGGCAGGCTCGTATCGAGGCCAGTCTCCGAGAGAGGGAGCGGGAGGTGCAGAAGGCCCGATCAGAACAGACCAAAGAGATTGACCGAGAGAGGGAGCAGCACAAGAGGGAGGAGGCCATCCAGCATTTCAAAGCTCTCATGTCTGATATG GTACGGTCTTCAGATGCAACGTGGTCAGACACACGTCGCAACCTGCGGAAGGACCATCGCTGGGAATCGGCATCACTGctagagagagaggaaaaggagaagCTGTTCAATGAACATGTAGAAGCACTGgccaagaagaagaaagaacatTTCAGGCAGCTATTGGATGAGACCAGCATGGTGAGAAGTAAAAAG atCACTCTGACCACCACATGGAAGGAGGTGAAGAAGGTTATCAAGGAGGACCCTCGCTGTATTAAGTTTTCCTCCAGCGACAGA aagAGACAGCGGGAGTTTGAAGATTACATCAAAGACAAGTACATCACAGCCAAAGCTGACTTCAGAACCCTGCTCAAGGAGACAAAGTTCATCACATACAG GTCGAGAAAGCTGATCCAGGAGTCAGAGCAGCATCTGAAAGATGTGGAGAAGATCCTTCAGAACGACAAACGGTACCTTGTTCTGGAGTGTGTCCCTGAGGAGCGCAGGAAGCTCATCATGTTCTACATCGAAGATCTAGACCGCCGTGGCCCACCGCCTCCCCCCACTGCCTCTGAGCCCACCCGCCGCTCTACAAAGTGA
- the LOC114566339 gene encoding transcription elongation regulator 1 isoform X2: protein MADQTESETIGFSDNRMVQQAVRFRGPAPAPASVQTPVLRGPPPLLRPPPPPFGMMRGPPPRPPFARPPFDPNMPPIPPPGSMPPPIGPPHLQRPPFLPPPMGNLPPPPGMLFPPGMPPVPASGAPALNPAEEIWVENKTPEGKAYYYNARTRESSWSKPDGVKIIQQSELNPLLVAGSAGPGPSVGVTTAASSSSVNTTASTAATASPTQALSTTPSRTLTSSPDSSTPSPSVTIAATVVADLSPVATASSTVAVSPVTVVTVSTVPSPVTAVQTMPLLPAGMPHNVAQPTAAMSAFPPVMVPPFRVPLPGMHIPLPGVAMMQIVGAPCVKAGPSPNDPRFSIFFQPRTPYKIENIPGNPSCMLPGMGPPLVSMMHPHLALSAAPASMAGSLQLPEWSEYKTADGKTYYYNNRTLESTWEKPPALVEKEKEAERVKERLAQEEAEAMEMEDEENKTDNTNNEKEEPKEEEMTEEEKAAQKARPVATNPIPGTPWCVVWTGDDRVFFYNPTTRLSMWDRPEELVGRADVDKHIQEPPHKRGLGDAKKTGVNKEEPELAIATEENQDEEPSKAKKRKKEEVKEADSEKEAAMEAELRAARERAIVPLDARMTQFKEMLLERGVSAFSTWDKELHKIVFDPRYLLLNPKERKQVFDQYVKTRAEEERKEKKNKLMQAKDEFRRMMEEAKFTPRTTFSDFAVKHGRDPRFKTIEKMKDREAIFMEFMTAMRKREKEDSKSRGEKVKQDFFDLLSEQHIEGGQRWSKLKERLETDPRYKAVESSALREELFKQYMEKQAKSVDIDKERELERQARIEASLREREREVQKARSEQTKEIDREREQHKREEAIQHFKALMSDMVRSSDATWSDTRRNLRKDHRWESASLLEREEKEKLFNEHVEALAKKKKEHFRQLLDETSMITLTTTWKEVKKVIKEDPRCIKFSSSDRKRQREFEDYIKDKYITAKADFRTLLKETKFITYRSRKLIQESEQHLKDVEKILQNDKRYLVLECVPEERRKLIMFYIEDLDRRGPPPPPTASEPTRRSTK, encoded by the exons ATGGCGGAccagacagagagcgagactATCGGGTTCAGCGACAACAG AATGGTGCAGCAGGCAGTGCGTTTCCGCGGCCCTGCGCCTGCACCTGCGTCTGTCCAGACCCCAGTGTTACGAGGCCCACCACCACTCCTTAGGCCACCACCGCCTCCTTTTGGGATGATGAGGGGACCCCCGCCCCGACCCCCATTTGCACGCCCACCCTTTGACCCCAACATGCCGCCCATCCCACCACCAGGAAGCATGCCTCCACCCATTGGACCTCCACATCTACAG AGACCTCCGTTCCTTCCCCCTCCCATGGGAAACCTGCCGCCTCCTCCAGGGATGCTGTTTCCTCCTGGGATGCCCCCGGTTCCTGCATCTGGAGCCCCTGCACTCAACCCTGCAGAGGAGATTTGGGTAGAGAACAAGACACCAGAGGGAAAG GCATATTACTACAACGCCAGGACCAGAGAGTCATCATGGAGTAAACCGGATGGTGTGAAGATCATCCAGCAGTCTGAACTCAACCCTCTTCTTGTAGCGGGGTCTGCAGGGCCCGGTCCAAGTGTGGGGGTGACTACAGCTGCCAGCTCGAGCAGTGTCAACACTACAGCCAGCACAGCAGCCACAGCCTCCCCTACTCAGGCCCTGTCCACAACCCCATCCCGCACACTCACCTCCAGTCCAGACTCCTCCACCCCTTCCCCCTCTGTGACCATTGCAG cCACTGTTGTAGCAGACCTATCTCCTGTTGCCACAGCGTCCTCAACTGTTGCTGTGTCTCCAGTCACTGTGGTAACGGTTTCCACGGTACCGTCACCTGTTACGGCTGTGCAGACCATGCCACTGCTGCCTGCAGGCATGCCCCACAATGTGGCCCAGCCCACCGCGGCCATGTCTGCTTTCCCCCCTGTCATGGTGCCTCCTTTCAGGGTGCCCTTGCCAGGCATGCACATCCCTCTACCAG GTGTAGCAATGATGCAGATAGTAGGTGCCCCCTGTGTAAAGGCAGGCCCCAGCCCCAACG ATCCGAGGTTCTCAATCTTTTttcagccaaggaccccttacaaGATAGAGAATATACCGGGGAACCCCTCAT GCATGCTTCCTGGCATGGGTCCGCCTTTAGTTTCCATGATGCACCCACACCTGGCTCTCTCGGCAGCTCCTGCCTCCATGGCTGGTTCATTGCAGCTGCCCGAATGGTCAGAGTACAAAACAGCTGATGGGAAAACGTACTACTACAACAACCGAACACTGGAGTCCACCTGGGAGAAACCACCGGCCCTCGTGGAGAAAG aaaaagaagcagaaagggTCAAGGAACGTCTGGCCCAGGAGGAGGCTGAGGCGATGGAGATGGAGGATGAGGAGAACAAAACAGATAACACTAACAATGAGAAGGAG GAgccaaaagaagaagagatgacCGAGGAGGAAAAAGCTGCTCAGAAAGCCAGACCTGTAGCCACCAACCCTATCCCTGGCACACCATG GTGTGTGGTATGGACGGGTGACGATCGCGTGTTCTTCTACAATCCGACAACGCGGCTGTCCATGTGGGACCGGCCCGAGGAGCTGGTTGGTCGAGCTGATGTCGACAAGCACATCCAGGAGCCGCCGCACAAGAGAGGCCTGGGCGACGCCAAGAAGACAG GTGTCAATAAGGAGGAGCCAGAACTGGCCATTGCTACTGAAGAGAATCAGGATGAGGAGCCATCCAAAGCCAAAAAGAGAAA GAAGGAGGAGGTAAAAGAGGCAGACTCTGAGAAGGAAGCAGCAATGGAGGCAGAGCTCAGAGCTGCCAGAGAACGAGCTATAGTGCCGCTAGATGCCCGGATGACccagtttaaagaaatgctgctGGAGAGAGGG GTGTCTGCATTCTCGACTTGGGACAAAGAGCTTCATAAGATTGTGTTTGACCCACGTTACCTTCTGCTCAACCCAAAAGAGAGGAAACAG GTGTTTGACCAGTATGTGAAGACGCGagcggaggaggagaggaaggagaagaagaacaagcTGATGCAGGCCAAAGACGAGTTCAGGAGGATGATGGAGGAAGCAAAGTTTACACCAAG AACAACATTCAGTGATTTTGCAGTGAAGCATGGCCGAGATCCGCGATTTAAGACCATAGAAAAGATGAAGGACAGGGAGGCGATCTTCATGGAATTTATGACTGCTatgaggaagagggagaaagaggactCAAAGTCCAGAGGAGAGAAG GTGAAGCAAGACTTCTTTGATCTCCTAAGTGAGCAGCACATAGAGGGAGGCCAGCGGTGGAGCAAGTTGAAAGAGAGGCTAGAGACTGACCCACGATACAAGGCTGTAGAGAGCTCCGCGCTCAGAGAAGAACTTTTCAAACAGTacatggaaaaacaagccaag AGTGTGGACATCGATAAGGAGAGAGAGTTGGAGCGGCAGGCTCGTATCGAGGCCAGTCTCCGAGAGAGGGAGCGGGAGGTGCAGAAGGCCCGATCAGAACAGACCAAAGAGATTGACCGAGAGAGGGAGCAGCACAAGAGGGAGGAGGCCATCCAGCATTTCAAAGCTCTCATGTCTGATATG GTACGGTCTTCAGATGCAACGTGGTCAGACACACGTCGCAACCTGCGGAAGGACCATCGCTGGGAATCGGCATCACTGctagagagagaggaaaaggagaagCTGTTCAATGAACATGTAGAAGCACTGgccaagaagaagaaagaacatTTCAGGCAGCTATTGGATGAGACCAGCATG atCACTCTGACCACCACATGGAAGGAGGTGAAGAAGGTTATCAAGGAGGACCCTCGCTGTATTAAGTTTTCCTCCAGCGACAGA aagAGACAGCGGGAGTTTGAAGATTACATCAAAGACAAGTACATCACAGCCAAAGCTGACTTCAGAACCCTGCTCAAGGAGACAAAGTTCATCACATACAG GTCGAGAAAGCTGATCCAGGAGTCAGAGCAGCATCTGAAAGATGTGGAGAAGATCCTTCAGAACGACAAACGGTACCTTGTTCTGGAGTGTGTCCCTGAGGAGCGCAGGAAGCTCATCATGTTCTACATCGAAGATCTAGACCGCCGTGGCCCACCGCCTCCCCCCACTGCCTCTGAGCCCACCCGCCGCTCTACAAAGTGA